A genomic window from Paenibacillus sp. FSL K6-0276 includes:
- a CDS encoding ABC transporter ATP-binding protein, translating to MDILKIEHLSKTYGKGETAVKALDDVSFSIKKGEFVAIIGPSGSGKSTILHLLGGVDRPTSGKVFVDNTDIYELNETQLAIFRRRQIGLIYQFYNLIPVLTVEENITLPLLLDQHKVDKKQFADTVKALNLENRLNHLPNQLSGGQQQRVSIGRALISNPAIMLADEPTGNLDSKNSSEIIDLLKMFNKTYNQTLIIITHDERIALQADRVITIEDGRIAKDEVIRP from the coding sequence ATGGACATTTTAAAGATTGAACATCTGTCTAAAACATATGGAAAAGGTGAAACAGCGGTAAAGGCATTGGATGATGTATCTTTTTCGATTAAAAAAGGGGAATTCGTAGCGATTATCGGGCCATCTGGCTCCGGGAAATCGACCATTCTGCACTTATTAGGTGGGGTGGATAGACCGACAAGCGGCAAAGTATTCGTAGATAATACGGATATTTATGAATTGAATGAAACACAGCTGGCGATCTTTAGACGCAGACAAATTGGGCTGATTTATCAATTCTATAATCTTATACCGGTACTAACGGTCGAAGAGAACATCACACTCCCTTTATTGCTTGATCAGCACAAGGTGGATAAGAAACAATTTGCGGATACCGTAAAGGCGTTAAATTTGGAGAATCGCTTAAACCATCTCCCGAATCAGCTCTCAGGTGGGCAACAACAGCGGGTCTCTATCGGTAGAGCGTTAATTAGTAATCCCGCAATCATGCTGGCGGATGAGCCAACCGGTAATCTGGATAGTAAGAACAGCAGTGAAATTATTGATCTATTAAAAATGTTTAATAAAACCTATAATCAAACGTTGATCATCATTACTCATGATGAACGGATTGCCCTGCAAGCGGATCGAGTCATTACCATTGAAGATGGAAGGATCGCCAAAGATGAGGTGATTCGTCCGTGA
- a CDS encoding iron-sulfur cluster biosynthesis family protein, whose translation MFIQLNPLTIEKLKENLGERPGYFKLFFDTEGCGCNGVIVIQIISEPYATDIEVQKEPFTFFVDRQQESLFDEQMRLEADEHYPSFRLSSDSSLLGSNIRVRDIR comes from the coding sequence ATGTTCATACAATTGAACCCTCTAACTATTGAAAAGTTAAAAGAAAACCTTGGTGAACGACCAGGATATTTTAAATTATTCTTCGATACAGAGGGCTGTGGTTGTAATGGCGTGATCGTAATTCAGATCATTAGTGAACCCTATGCTACAGATATTGAAGTTCAGAAGGAGCCTTTTACTTTTTTTGTAGACCGTCAACAGGAGTCTTTATTTGATGAACAGATGCGACTTGAAGCAGACGAGCATTACCCGTCATTCAGATTAAGTAGTGATTCAAGTCTGTTAGGAAGTAATATTCGAGTAAGAGATATTCGATAG
- a CDS encoding polysaccharide deacetylase family protein produces MKLQFNLFPGGLPKALTMSYDDGQKHDIRLAEIFDQYGIKGTFHLNSAMINAPGFLSPAEVKHSLRNHEVSAHSVTHPHLERLPLPMVIDELFEDRKRLEKLVEYPVRGMSYPYGTYSQEIIAPLQSVGIEYSRTVHSTKQFDTPLHFMEWHPTCHHIEDLHHVWERFTTEGPSQKLRLCYVWGHSYEFAQQNNWELIETFCQQAGGHSDIWYATNIEIYDYVTALYSLKISADKTIIRNNSAIDVWVSVNDQPVQIKGGSTYYNRS; encoded by the coding sequence ATGAAACTTCAATTCAACTTATTCCCCGGTGGATTGCCCAAGGCGCTCACCATGAGCTATGATGACGGACAGAAACACGATATTCGCTTGGCCGAGATTTTTGATCAATATGGGATTAAAGGCACCTTCCATTTAAATAGCGCAATGATAAACGCACCTGGATTCTTATCTCCCGCTGAGGTTAAACATTCGCTCAGGAACCATGAGGTATCTGCCCATTCCGTTACGCATCCACATCTAGAGCGACTTCCCTTACCGATGGTGATCGATGAATTATTTGAAGACCGTAAGCGACTTGAGAAACTGGTGGAATACCCAGTAAGAGGAATGTCCTATCCTTACGGTACATACTCTCAGGAAATCATTGCGCCACTACAGTCTGTTGGGATTGAATATAGCCGCACAGTCCATTCTACCAAACAGTTTGATACACCTCTGCATTTCATGGAGTGGCATCCAACATGCCACCATATTGAAGATCTGCATCACGTTTGGGAGCGATTTACAACGGAGGGTCCATCCCAGAAACTGAGACTCTGTTATGTTTGGGGTCATAGTTATGAATTCGCACAGCAGAACAATTGGGAGCTTATCGAAACTTTTTGCCAGCAAGCGGGTGGACATTCAGATATTTGGTACGCAACCAATATAGAGATTTATGATTATGTCACTGCACTGTATTCACTGAAAATTAGTGCTGACAAAACGATCATCCGTAACAACTCTGCTATAGATGTATGGGTATCGGTAAATGATCAACCTGTTCAGATTAAGGGTGGAAGCACGTACTATAATCGTTCATAA
- a CDS encoding NUDIX domain-containing protein produces the protein MNTIIDKIAWIHIENGQVLCARSKGKDTYYLPGGKREAGETDEETLVREIEEEISVQIKADTVSYFGTFEAEAHGKTEGVTVKMTCYIADYEGTLTPASEIEELSWLSYKDRNCVSVVTQIIFDKLNEQNLLS, from the coding sequence ATGAATACAATCATTGATAAAATCGCTTGGATTCATATCGAGAACGGACAAGTCTTATGTGCGCGTTCTAAAGGGAAAGATACGTATTATTTGCCTGGAGGAAAAAGAGAAGCTGGAGAAACAGACGAGGAGACGCTTGTGCGTGAAATAGAGGAAGAGATCTCTGTTCAGATCAAGGCAGATACTGTCTCTTATTTTGGAACGTTTGAAGCTGAGGCTCATGGTAAAACGGAAGGTGTTACAGTAAAAATGACCTGTTATATTGCGGATTATGAAGGTACACTAACTCCGGCGTCCGAAATCGAGGAATTGTCTTGGTTAAGTTATAAGGATCGGAATTGTGTATCTGTAGTTACCCAAATCATTTTTGATAAATTGAATGAGCAGAATTTGCTCTCATAA
- a CDS encoding HAMP domain-containing sensor histidine kinase has protein sequence MLRNREIRWLLLTMCSISLVATAVAAFISLETVGITAVTSALLIGCSVLFTRWRYVEIEKLSGYLRQISSGNYSLDVRDNQEGELSILKNDIYKVTLMLSEQSAQLQEDKMKLTNAISDISHQLKTPLTSMTVMADLLSDPELNTEKRMEFTRKITIQLERIGWLVSSLLKFSKIDAGTIHFKKDQVQVNKLVQKSLEPMLIPMDIKELRMLIDGEDTTTFVGDLNWTAEAMINILKNCVEHTPAGGDITISFAENALFTEIIITDNGKGIPKAEIPYIFKRFYKGKNASEDSVGIGLALAQSIITGQNGTIDVKSEVGKGTQFQIKFYKQVI, from the coding sequence ATGCTTCGGAATAGAGAAATTAGATGGTTATTATTGACGATGTGCTCGATCAGTCTTGTGGCCACAGCAGTAGCGGCATTTATATCGCTAGAGACGGTAGGGATCACAGCTGTGACTTCAGCTTTGCTTATAGGCTGCAGTGTATTGTTTACCCGCTGGAGATACGTTGAAATTGAAAAGCTCTCAGGGTATCTACGTCAAATCAGTAGTGGGAATTATTCACTCGATGTTCGTGATAATCAGGAAGGTGAGCTTAGTATTCTGAAGAATGACATCTATAAAGTGACGCTAATGTTATCCGAGCAGAGTGCTCAACTACAAGAAGATAAAATGAAACTCACCAATGCGATTTCGGATATCTCTCATCAGCTCAAAACCCCGCTTACCTCCATGACTGTGATGGCAGATTTATTAAGCGATCCCGAGCTGAACACTGAGAAGAGAATGGAGTTTACTCGGAAAATTACGATCCAACTCGAACGAATTGGCTGGCTAGTCTCCTCTTTATTAAAGTTCTCCAAAATCGATGCTGGAACTATACATTTTAAAAAAGATCAAGTTCAGGTAAACAAGCTAGTTCAAAAATCTTTGGAGCCTATGCTTATTCCAATGGATATTAAGGAACTACGGATGTTAATTGATGGGGAAGATACCACCACATTCGTGGGCGATCTCAATTGGACAGCTGAGGCTATGATCAATATTCTCAAAAACTGTGTAGAGCACACGCCAGCAGGTGGTGACATCACGATTTCTTTTGCAGAAAATGCACTGTTTACGGAAATTATCATTACAGATAACGGCAAAGGAATCCCAAAGGCAGAGATCCCCTATATCTTCAAACGATTCTATAAAGGTAAGAATGCAAGCGAAGATAGTGTAGGGATTGGACTTGCCTTGGCACAAAGCATTATCACTGGACAAAACGGAACGATCGATGTGAAGAGTGAAGTGGGAAAGGGTACACAATTTCAGATCAAATTTTATAAGCAAGTCATTTAG
- a CDS encoding class I SAM-dependent methyltransferase, translated as MQQNIYDNPEFFQMYKNLRESRITYNDFIEQPAIRGLLPVLQDLNVLDLGCGFGELANYMIDNNALQVTGVDISEKMLAMARKRPEIRYVQGSMEEIDFNSNEFDLVVSSLAFHYVEDYKTLISRISKWIKPNGYLVFSTEHPVVLSNKSQSGWVKDSDQNILHWPIDNYGEEGLRSQFWGIDGVIKYHRKLSTLLNTLIQNGLTVEEIVEPESTPEGLEKMPKLLNERRRPSFLLIKARKSLIHGQ; from the coding sequence ATGCAACAGAACATTTATGACAACCCTGAGTTTTTTCAAATGTATAAGAACTTAAGGGAATCAAGAATTACATACAATGACTTTATTGAACAACCTGCAATAAGAGGTTTACTTCCAGTCCTACAAGATTTAAATGTTCTCGACCTTGGCTGTGGTTTTGGAGAACTGGCGAACTATATGATTGATAACAATGCATTACAGGTAACAGGAGTAGATATATCTGAGAAGATGTTAGCTATGGCAAGGAAACGACCTGAGATCCGTTATGTACAGGGCTCTATGGAGGAAATCGATTTTAATAGTAATGAATTTGATTTGGTAGTAAGTTCGTTAGCTTTTCATTATGTCGAGGATTATAAAACACTCATTAGTAGGATTTCAAAATGGATTAAACCGAATGGCTACTTAGTATTTTCAACAGAGCATCCGGTTGTTTTATCGAATAAGAGCCAAAGTGGATGGGTTAAAGATTCCGATCAAAATATTCTCCATTGGCCTATTGATAATTATGGAGAAGAAGGTCTCAGATCACAGTTCTGGGGAATCGATGGAGTTATAAAATACCATAGAAAACTTTCTACATTACTTAATACTTTGATCCAAAATGGGCTGACCGTTGAAGAAATTGTTGAACCTGAATCTACACCTGAGGGTCTTGAAAAGATGCCCAAATTATTAAATGAAAGAAGGAGACCTTCATTTTTATTAATTAAGGCTAGGAAATCGCTTATACATGGACAGTAA
- a CDS encoding GNAT family N-acetyltransferase, translating to MHEIPHEDYYKLKPLLKGEHLHPEILSMIEGNNPGWIFVDQLTTPKSALVWSQGIEGFYLIGDHTNQAFIHALDSYVTSHIVPRMKELGMEHFEVSGEHDEWNLELMFPSRKLYPFEQMVFKLLHKPPTALTNGIRTINLKMLDWENLDLKNIEFVHENIDLFWSSKEDFTEKGFGYAAFEGSEIMGVCYSSFVTQDTHAIGIETLPEFQKQGVGTYLATLVVEDVLANGFIPYWDCSLDNEASKKSALRLGFQQVHQYKCGAFAI from the coding sequence ATGCATGAAATACCTCATGAGGATTATTATAAATTGAAGCCACTACTTAAAGGAGAACATCTTCATCCCGAAATTCTTTCTATGATCGAAGGCAATAATCCAGGTTGGATCTTTGTCGATCAACTTACAACACCAAAGAGTGCGTTAGTGTGGAGTCAGGGGATTGAAGGGTTTTACCTTATCGGCGATCATACCAATCAAGCCTTTATCCATGCATTGGACAGTTATGTAACTAGTCATATTGTACCGAGAATGAAGGAACTTGGGATGGAACATTTCGAAGTTTCTGGTGAGCATGATGAATGGAATCTGGAATTGATGTTTCCTTCTAGGAAGCTATACCCTTTTGAACAGATGGTGTTTAAGCTACTTCACAAGCCACCTACAGCGTTGACTAATGGGATTAGAACTATAAATCTTAAAATGCTGGATTGGGAGAACTTAGATCTAAAGAATATAGAATTTGTACATGAAAATATTGATTTATTCTGGTCATCGAAAGAAGACTTTACCGAAAAAGGTTTTGGATATGCTGCTTTTGAGGGATCTGAAATTATGGGGGTGTGTTATTCTAGTTTTGTTACACAGGATACGCATGCAATCGGAATTGAAACTCTTCCTGAGTTCCAGAAACAAGGAGTGGGGACATATTTAGCGACGTTAGTAGTTGAGGATGTGCTTGCCAATGGCTTTATTCCTTACTGGGATTGTTCACTAGATAATGAAGCTTCGAAAAAATCGGCACTTCGACTAGGGTTTCAGCAGGTACATCAATATAAGTGTGGTGCTTTTGCGATATGA
- a CDS encoding DMT family transporter: MRGIIFAFLAGACITLQGVSNARISQDIGTWQAATITQLTGFIMSLLILLFVRDGKWQGFKKVKPLYLIGGAFAAVIIFSEVTAIQKIGVTFTISSLLIAQLCLTFLIDIKGWFGMEKRKMRLPQFIGIGLMIVGVVILKF, encoded by the coding sequence ATGAGAGGAATTATATTTGCGTTTTTAGCGGGGGCTTGTATTACTCTACAGGGCGTGTCTAATGCTCGAATTAGTCAAGATATCGGGACTTGGCAAGCGGCGACGATTACACAGTTAACGGGGTTCATCATGTCCTTACTAATTCTCTTGTTCGTCAGAGATGGGAAGTGGCAAGGATTTAAGAAAGTGAAACCCTTATATTTGATCGGTGGCGCATTTGCGGCTGTTATCATTTTCAGTGAAGTAACTGCCATTCAGAAAATTGGTGTTACGTTTACGATATCCTCATTGTTGATTGCTCAGTTATGTCTGACCTTCTTAATTGATATTAAAGGCTGGTTTGGGATGGAAAAGCGAAAGATGAGACTGCCGCAGTTCATTGGTATCGGGTTGATGATTGTTGGCGTAGTGATACTGAAATTCTAA
- a CDS encoding PadR family transcriptional regulator, with protein MNPEKVLKKYVPMTETAFYILLSLDEPRHGYGIVKHVEKITKARLLLGSGTVYGTLTKMQKDGMITVFADEERKTVYERTDLGTLILATEINRLKELHENAIKYGGDVDAHQNI; from the coding sequence TTGAACCCTGAGAAAGTGTTAAAAAAATATGTACCCATGACTGAAACAGCATTCTATATTCTTTTATCCTTAGATGAACCACGTCATGGATATGGAATAGTGAAGCATGTGGAGAAAATCACGAAAGCACGTCTTTTGTTAGGTTCAGGTACAGTTTATGGCACGTTAACGAAGATGCAAAAAGATGGGATGATTACTGTTTTTGCTGATGAAGAGAGAAAAACGGTTTACGAAAGAACAGACTTAGGGACGCTAATTCTTGCTACAGAGATCAATAGGCTTAAAGAGCTACATGAGAATGCTATAAAATATGGGGGTGATGTAGATGCTCATCAAAATATTTAG
- a CDS encoding ABC transporter ATP-binding protein, which produces MTNLLGPPILFAELFTTKYVVDLIQNFNPNAYLHILLLVSLLMLMLYLAGINGSLRAISVTNLTAISIYELEHSILNKTSKLSTALLEDPATKTKREKAKRLSLIDLLDQWMGVTVHLVTLVVLIVVLSCYGFYILALIILGVQILQLYLMRRMSQKVEAISANQTSTVRTINYLIDLLVNRNSIPEVRMYRMSSYLFTKMREIFISNFKQMHRKVIYSESLNFSQSLIMILLNGITIAILAMTIGSSGQSAGLFVLLLQISNQLFAVIPTLTRVYSDLVKSRLRYEDYRSYLDLEEQVLSDNLESTIKNIDAMQVQIKHLFFRYATNAKDTLRNIIITIHPGERVAFVGENGSGKSTLVKLILGLYPSTAGSIQWFKGENEVLAHNLRQEIRVVFQDFTKLHRPIRENIALGNMDALHDDSRLVAAMKKAEADYFGVALDTLVGPQFGGTDLSGGQWQRLAIARAYLNNGSLTIFDEPTAALDPYAEQQAFDTFMKLGEQQTSIIVTHRLYMSKFVDKIFLFEHGEIVECGTHEELMKVDGKYKKMFNRQSSLYV; this is translated from the coding sequence ATGACTAACTTACTGGGACCCCCAATCCTTTTTGCAGAATTGTTCACAACGAAATATGTGGTTGACCTCATTCAAAACTTCAATCCTAACGCCTACCTACATATCTTGTTATTAGTAAGTTTGCTCATGCTAATGTTATATCTGGCTGGCATCAATGGTTCTCTTCGAGCCATTTCTGTAACCAATTTAACAGCAATTAGTATATATGAGCTGGAACATAGCATTTTGAATAAGACTTCTAAATTATCTACGGCGTTATTGGAAGACCCCGCAACAAAAACTAAAAGAGAAAAAGCAAAACGACTTTCCTTGATTGATTTGTTAGACCAATGGATGGGCGTGACAGTCCACCTGGTAACATTAGTTGTGCTAATCGTGGTCTTATCCTGCTATGGATTTTATATTCTGGCTTTGATTATTTTAGGGGTGCAGATTCTGCAGCTTTATCTCATGAGAAGGATGTCTCAGAAAGTAGAGGCCATTTCAGCGAATCAAACCTCCACTGTACGAACGATCAACTATTTAATCGATTTGTTGGTTAACAGAAATAGCATTCCAGAAGTAAGAATGTATAGAATGTCCTCCTATTTGTTTACCAAAATGAGAGAGATCTTTATTAGTAATTTCAAACAAATGCACCGTAAGGTTATTTATTCTGAAAGCCTTAACTTCTCCCAAAGCTTAATAATGATCTTATTAAATGGAATAACGATTGCCATTTTAGCAATGACGATTGGAAGTAGCGGACAGAGCGCCGGACTTTTTGTGTTATTACTTCAGATATCTAATCAATTATTCGCCGTTATTCCAACCTTAACAAGGGTTTATTCTGATTTAGTGAAGAGTCGTTTGCGTTACGAGGATTATAGGTCATATTTGGATTTGGAAGAGCAGGTGCTAAGTGATAATCTGGAAAGCACGATCAAGAATATAGACGCTATGCAAGTCCAAATCAAACACTTGTTTTTTCGATACGCGACCAACGCTAAGGACACCCTCAGAAATATCATCATCACCATTCATCCTGGTGAGCGAGTTGCTTTTGTAGGTGAGAATGGTTCGGGAAAATCTACGCTTGTTAAGTTGATCTTAGGGTTGTATCCTTCAACAGCTGGAAGCATCCAGTGGTTTAAAGGAGAGAATGAAGTCTTAGCACATAACTTGAGACAGGAAATCAGAGTTGTTTTTCAGGATTTCACTAAACTACATAGACCGATTCGAGAAAACATTGCATTAGGAAATATGGATGCCCTTCATGACGATTCAAGACTAGTAGCCGCGATGAAAAAAGCAGAAGCCGATTATTTTGGTGTTGCGTTGGATACCTTAGTGGGTCCACAGTTTGGGGGAACAGATTTATCTGGAGGACAATGGCAAAGACTTGCGATTGCTCGAGCTTACCTCAACAACGGCTCTCTTACGATTTTTGATGAACCTACTGCTGCGCTTGATCCTTATGCGGAACAACAGGCGTTTGATACTTTCATGAAATTAGGAGAGCAGCAGACTTCCATCATCGTGACACATAGGCTGTATATGTCCAAATTCGTCGATAAAATTTTTCTGTTTGAGCATGGAGAAATCGTTGAGTGTGGAACGCACGAAGAATTAATGAAGGTAGATGGTAAATACAAAAAGATGTTCAATCGCCAGTCCTCTTTATATGTATGA
- a CDS encoding DUF2812 domain-containing protein, protein MLIKIFRPFWSYDVQKTEEWLASMAQKGYELIRINRLTRYFYFQHDELKVATYRIVFDKVPNQSISKGLSNFGWTKVLQSGKWVVTLNKLPLEQIRTFPDREGIVKHNKKIMYIYIGILIYIMVGLLNVIFISVIAMSVSKFGHSNVFTGSYGFIPATALGLSVILCIFTVYSLIKLNKTNKRLTGELLQRTKRNGQGTPLLQHRLSKKEEKRLKSSGQLVVKRKLGWMYAPDRLEQWLEGMEEKGYNLYCVGKTGTSFYFKRGKSRKVCYCADLQNTADTNYFNIHTDSGWACLYHSSSWSQKWVLWGQEYVPGEAKPQIYSDKLNQLKLARRIALTYSAMFLPLIILYMYNLVINIKLSTYSNLNRLQLINLILFAILILMFGSYVSRTWLYYNRLRKHHQ, encoded by the coding sequence ATGCTCATCAAAATATTTAGACCCTTTTGGAGTTATGATGTTCAGAAAACCGAAGAATGGTTGGCTTCTATGGCGCAAAAAGGCTATGAACTTATCCGAATCAACCGCTTAACTAGATATTTTTACTTTCAGCATGATGAATTGAAAGTAGCTACCTATCGGATCGTATTCGATAAAGTTCCAAATCAATCAATTTCTAAAGGGTTATCGAATTTTGGATGGACGAAGGTGTTACAGAGCGGCAAATGGGTTGTGACGTTGAATAAGCTACCTTTAGAACAGATAAGAACATTTCCTGATCGAGAGGGAATCGTTAAACATAACAAGAAGATCATGTATATTTATATAGGGATCCTGATTTATATAATGGTTGGATTACTCAATGTAATTTTTATAAGTGTGATAGCAATGAGTGTTTCCAAGTTTGGTCATTCTAATGTTTTTACCGGATCGTATGGTTTTATCCCCGCTACTGCATTAGGGCTTAGCGTTATCTTATGTATTTTCACAGTATATTCGTTGATCAAATTAAACAAGACTAACAAAAGATTAACAGGAGAATTGTTACAGCGAACCAAGCGAAATGGTCAGGGCACACCCCTTCTTCAGCACAGGCTAAGTAAGAAAGAAGAGAAGCGGTTGAAAAGCTCCGGTCAACTTGTTGTCAAAAGAAAACTTGGATGGATGTATGCGCCAGATCGGCTTGAGCAGTGGCTCGAAGGGATGGAAGAAAAGGGGTATAATCTGTACTGTGTTGGCAAAACAGGAACTTCCTTTTATTTTAAAAGAGGGAAGTCTCGTAAAGTGTGCTATTGCGCGGACTTACAGAATACTGCTGATACCAATTACTTTAACATTCACACGGATTCTGGCTGGGCATGTCTGTATCATTCGAGTTCATGGAGTCAGAAATGGGTCTTATGGGGCCAAGAATACGTACCAGGTGAAGCCAAACCGCAAATATACAGCGATAAGTTAAATCAATTGAAACTAGCTAGACGTATAGCTTTAACGTATTCCGCTATGTTCTTGCCCCTCATTATTTTATATATGTATAACTTAGTAATAAATATTAAATTATCGACTTACTCGAATCTGAATCGATTGCAGCTCATTAATTTGATCTTGTTCGCCATCTTAATTCTAATGTTTGGCTCATATGTTAGTCGAACTTGGCTATATTACAACCGACTTCGTAAACATCATCAATAA
- a CDS encoding DMT family transporter, with product MVIGLILALIAGSLVSLQNIFNTKVNEKVGSWATTTLVLGMGFLASFIMSLIVEGTRIFTLRNMEPWYWISGLIGVGVVICLVQGTKRLGPTYTISIVLISQLGFALLWDSLGWLGLEKVPFTLNQLIGVLVIVGGILVFKLGGERETQKSA from the coding sequence ATGGTTATTGGTTTGATATTAGCGCTTATCGCGGGATCACTCGTAAGTCTGCAAAATATATTTAACACGAAGGTGAATGAAAAGGTTGGATCTTGGGCGACGACAACTTTAGTGTTAGGAATGGGATTCCTAGCTTCATTTATCATGAGTCTTATCGTTGAAGGAACCCGTATATTTACTTTGAGAAATATGGAACCATGGTACTGGATCAGCGGTTTGATCGGAGTTGGGGTAGTAATATGCCTCGTGCAAGGTACTAAGCGGCTAGGCCCTACGTATACAATCTCGATCGTATTAATCTCTCAGCTTGGGTTCGCACTACTGTGGGACTCACTAGGCTGGTTAGGTTTGGAGAAGGTTCCATTTACTTTGAATCAGTTGATAGGTGTGCTGGTAATCGTTGGTGGTATTCTCGTATTTAAACTAGGTGGCGAACGGGAGACGCAGAAGTCGGCTTAA
- a CDS encoding ABC transporter ATP-binding protein — MSITNMMKNRMNAELTLAFQSELIDIANHVDFEIFDDEAFGNKLQRAKTIVGEDLEGITGFLVSSVGIISGLLSIIWLSATSGYFLVTLVVTLMIVTTLSIRLFTEIKVRRTGRELTFDGRMGDYLAKTLEDPNAIREMRIYNSISYFTNLCAMIMKKQHNKRYSARKFEIKTGMVVAMVQTSAIFVVLVYLLSKMGESNTVTVGTISVLFLALLSSGGKIMSLTWPLSKLYISSSKLYDLNEVLTYKNTIYQKSNINNTSESMLPITVSNVYFKYAKSNKHVLSDINMTIKPGEKIAIVGENGAGKSTLIKMLLGQYTPSSGTICWKDSLEPHGKVSVVFQNAIKFELTLRENILLGDANTPSDDAKILSILEKCELLDLFQELGGLDVRLGQLLEGGRQLSGGQWQKLAIARALYNDAELIVFDEPTSAIDPNAEMEIYTKLLEICQDKAAIFISHRLGWAKNVDTIYVMYNGGIAEVGHHQDLVHTKGIYSNMYALQSSWYK, encoded by the coding sequence TTGAGTATAACCAACATGATGAAGAATCGAATGAATGCGGAACTAACACTCGCTTTTCAATCTGAGCTGATAGATATTGCAAATCATGTTGATTTTGAGATTTTTGATGATGAAGCGTTTGGAAATAAGCTGCAAAGAGCTAAAACAATAGTTGGAGAAGATTTAGAGGGGATTACAGGGTTCTTGGTATCCAGTGTAGGTATTATCTCAGGACTACTAAGCATCATCTGGTTATCGGCTACAAGTGGATATTTCTTGGTCACACTGGTGGTTACTCTAATGATCGTGACTACCTTATCCATTCGATTATTTACTGAAATTAAAGTTAGAAGAACAGGAAGAGAGCTCACCTTTGATGGAAGAATGGGGGACTATCTTGCTAAAACTTTGGAAGACCCTAATGCAATAAGGGAAATGCGAATCTATAACTCCATCTCTTATTTTACTAATCTCTGTGCAATGATAATGAAGAAGCAGCATAATAAAAGGTATAGTGCCAGGAAATTCGAGATCAAAACAGGGATGGTTGTGGCCATGGTTCAGACGAGTGCAATCTTCGTTGTTTTGGTCTATCTGTTAAGTAAAATGGGGGAGTCTAACACAGTTACTGTGGGTACAATCTCTGTGTTATTTCTGGCATTGTTATCGAGTGGCGGTAAAATTATGAGTCTGACTTGGCCATTAAGTAAGCTTTACATCAGCAGTAGCAAATTATATGACTTGAATGAAGTACTTACATATAAAAACACAATCTATCAAAAGAGTAATATCAATAATACCTCTGAATCTATGTTGCCCATTACCGTTTCAAATGTCTACTTTAAATACGCCAAATCAAACAAGCATGTCTTATCTGACATTAATATGACCATAAAGCCGGGTGAGAAAATAGCCATCGTCGGAGAAAATGGAGCAGGAAAATCAACGTTGATTAAAATGTTACTAGGGCAATATACACCGAGCTCCGGAACAATTTGCTGGAAGGATAGTTTAGAACCTCACGGTAAGGTGTCCGTCGTATTCCAGAATGCTATAAAATTTGAACTGACGCTAAGAGAAAACATCCTATTGGGTGATGCTAATACACCTTCAGATGATGCTAAAATACTGAGCATTCTAGAAAAATGTGAGCTGTTAGATTTGTTCCAAGAATTAGGTGGACTGGATGTGAGGTTAGGACAATTGCTTGAAGGGGGCAGGCAGTTATCAGGGGGACAGTGGCAAAAGCTAGCGATTGCGCGTGCGTTATATAACGATGCGGAGCTTATAGTATTCGACGAACCCACTTCTGCTATTGATCCGAATGCCGAGATGGAAATCTATACGAAGTTATTAGAGATCTGCCAAGATAAAGCGGCTATTTTCATTTCACATCGATTGGGTTGGGCAAAGAATGTAGACACAATCTATGTTATGTATAATGGAGGGATAGCTGAAGTAGGACACCATCAAGACTTAGTACATACTAAAGGGATTTACTCGAACATGTACGCTTTACAATCATCTTGGTATAAATAG